The DNA region gatttctatttcaaatacatgCTGTTCTTCCGCACTTTCTATTCACCatgataacaataaatgtttcttgagcattaGCATCAGcctattagaacgatttctgaaggatcatgtgacactgaagactggagttatgatgctgaaaataaatgacattttaaaatatattaaaatagaaaagttactttaaatgaacagtatttcacaattgtatcagaaagaaaatcacaatCAGATCTCGTGGCGTGAATGTACCTGGGTACACTTTTTATCGAGACGTGAAATATGTACCGAcgagtacatatcactgcagtcttcaaaagaaatgaacaaaagaggTGGCTTTTATTGAGTTACGATTGATAAAGTGACGTTTTCGCGCAGTTGCTTGAAGAATAGCATGTCGTGACttatcaaaacaacattaaaatgctGGGAGACTTGAAAACgcatgcttttgaacgttagcatcacacatatcgtAATAAAAACGCACCCATATCAACGGGATAAAAAAGCgcgccagggttcacatatcgAACCTGTTTTTTTACGTTCAGTAAGGCACATAAAAgtggtgttgcacaaaaagtgcacagaggtacatatttttatgagcgGGTTGATTTTTGTGCATATTGAATTATAGTTGTTCACTAAGTACGGCACATTAGCACGGCACAGTGTCCTAATTTGCAAAACAGGTCAATGGAAGAAAAAACAGCAATCTGCAGAAATACCGCTTTAgggcaacacacacacacacacacacacacacacacagtcttctTTTATGGAATACCTGCAGTGCAGACGACTCCATTGATTATAATTGTCAGGCTTGTAATTGTCAGGTTGCATCTGTCGTGCAGACAGTGTTAtctttgcatgttttaattCAGATCTCATagtttattttgtctttataaCAGCTGACCCTTTCTACTCATGAAATAAGGACAAGGAGGTTGGAGTAATATAGAATCAAGGACAAATCACGTCCAATTCTTCAACCATCGCtgattgctttgtttttctctcatttctgaACACCCTTTCTTTGTCCTTTCTATGTGTTCCATCTCTGAACAGTTTTCGGGACAAGGTCTGCTAACATACATTTATTGCGTGTTATTTTGAAtccttattttgaaatgtttatatgcAAGTATGTACAACAATAATTTATGCGTCGATGATCGATGCGGCAATGCAGCATATACCGCAGTACACTTGCAGAGAGTAATGCACGTTTATTCAGAGCTTCATATCACTTTACCCTCAGCAGAATTATGACAGAAGATTACACTGTTTTCAGCTTATCACTTTTTAGTATGTTTGTAAGCCGAATCAGGTACATTTATAATCACCTCAAGgattttgtaatgcatttaatgacattaacatttttttatcatatttttaagacacttaaattataaattaaattatatttaaattatttaaattatatcacttaaattatatttattaaaataaaaattgtatgaatatatgtaaatatgttaaaattatatactgtgtgtgcatgtgtgtgtatttgtatgtacttaataaatatgcataataaaaacatgcattatgcaaacaaaaacttttatttttgatgcaattaatctcaatttgttatttgatatatatatatatatatatatatatatatatatatatatattacttttaatgaaaatgtaaaataaaatataaaaaaataaaagattcagactaataaaaaacataacagcatatgactgattttaaaataactcatCTGCTCATCATAAATTAGATGCAGATGATACTGGTAGCTAAAGTGCATTAAATCCATGcctaatttctttattttacgcCTCAGACTGGTGTTTTCTCATACTGTTGTTATTTTCAACCATCAGCTTGGTTTTTATTGCAAATTTCTGCAGTAATAATTATATTGAAATACATTCAGAGCTGACTTTGATTCATCGAAACGCGTAGATATTTGGTCCTGGGTGTTTCTAGATCCGCTGAAGGCTGGACTACAGCAGAAGATGGATGGTTTGTCCTTTCTGTAAGTGGCCGCATGCAAAATATCAATAACTGAACGGGCCATTTGTATAATTGCAGGCCTGTCGTTTCTGCAGATGTCTTGCGCTCCTCTTCTTGGCGAGGCCGTGCAGCCGGCGTGTTTTAAAAGCTGtaacacacgcacgcatgcatTGCTTTCGAATTCAGCCTCacaaaggaaaaagaaacagatttctctgtaaatgtgtatttgcatgcgtttgtgtgtgtgcgtgcgcatgCTGTTACGCGATACCTTTTAATTGAAAGCTTGTAACTTTTACTAAACAAGCTCGCGGGTAATTGCACTGAAGCTTTGCCgtgttatatttacatttcctACCCGACCGGGTGTGTTTTTGAAGGATTGCTCTattaattgtgtgttttatcaCAAACAGGCCGCCGGTGCTGCTCGCATTATTTGCATTCTATTTCCATTATACAAACAGCACGTCCCAAACTCTCTCGTTCTCCGTAGGCATCGTAGATGACGACTggataaaacaaaactgttcgAACCACGCTTTAATACTTAGATGGCCTTTCACTGCTGTATGACGGGAAAGTGCCGAGTGCTTATCTGATTTAGGAACAGCATTAAGGATATTGgcaaagtaaattaattaacatgGAATAAATTACAGCTAACGTTGCTAACAAGCACTAGAGACAGacttttttaagtaaaacactagctaaatattaattttaaacatgGGTACTGTTGGATTCGGTCTTTTAAGATTAGAAACTGGCATGTGAAATGCATTAGTGTGAATCTGGTTCAGTTTtcttgaaataaattaactagTTTATAAGTAGGTTATTGTAGGCCTTAGCTATAACTGTCCAGCAGGCCAACAGTGCTGGATCATTTTTGTGCtgatataatgtattatatatataagtttaagGTGTGTGGAGTTATGTCGAGATGATTTTCAATAAATGATGACTTAAATTTCAATCTGCGCCTCACGTAAAGCTATTGCATATTTGTATATGCTTTAAAGATATATTTCTCtcaagaatttaaaaatgtattcaccctcaggccattcaagatataaatgagtttgtttcttcatcggaacagatttggagagatTTAAAGCGCAactgttatggatttttgaaaatgagctttcatgcgCTGTTCaacagctctaagtgaacgaAAACATCCCGCAAaggtttaaatctgaaagtgcgacgtgtataaagttattgactctcaaaagaaagagtcgactctgaatcgtTGAAacgtgatgtttttaaaaaacgaaTGCCAGGCTGTTTCGTGTTGACGtccaaatgaaacattagcatatcgcccgatgttgttttttttccacgttGGTccgaatgaaaatgctaattcattctttgccactaggtgccgcttttttTTGggattaaaagctcacaaacactgctttaaatgaaatccacCAATCAccaggtttggaaaaattaaccGTTGAACaaggtaaaaatacatttatattataaagtaaaaataaatgtatattataaaaaaaaaaaaaatgtaaatgtttttgagcttgcatgcatgtcaacctgttgtttgggactctcaaaaccaaaatatgaacctttcataacccatatcaggggcactttaatgttGCATCACTAATAGAtcctctggagtgaatgggtgccgtcagaatgaaagtccaaacagctgataaaaacatcacaataatccacaaatacaaagtacatacaaacaaacacatcatttatacatttttaacttcaaactctCACTTTCACCTCAAAAGGTTCCTGaactgtgcatatttctctcctgattcagttTTTTGCCTGTcgagacattaattgatggtcTAGAGTGATACGAAATTGAACGGTTAGAAGTTAAAACATCATAAAGTTTGTGGATTCTCTTTAATCAGCCTtctggactcattctgacggcacccattccctGTAGAGCATCCACTGGTGGTGCTCCAattctgttctgatgaagaaacttgTCAGAATTTTTTAAGGTAAATTTTCCTTTTGGGTGAAACATTTAtgtttctggttttgttttgtttatttccatCATACGTAAAGAAAGAATTACAGAATCTTTACCATACCatacttaaaaaatgaaaaaagtgccAAGCCGCCGCACACTCGCACACTGTACACTCGTCATAAATGAGATGCAGATGATAGATAAAGCTCGTGAAAAGCACCTAATGATGCATTAAAGTCTCCCAGCTGTGCAATTACAGCCTCGCTGATGCATAACACACATACTCAGCGAGATTTGGCAGATTCCACAAGCACGCATATGAATGCAATCGCTTCAGTACGCATTCCATCACAGTCTAGCTGTGTTATATCGTTCAGACGAGCTCTGCTGTTTCTCTTTCCAGTCGTGCGAAAGCCCTGCCTGCGTTCGCTTGATAATATCCTTCGCTTCTGCGTGCAAAGAGATGCATATCACAATGCATATCAAACATATTTACAATCACCGCAGTGGAGCGCCCCGCGCATACAGTACTACACTAtactaaaaaaaagcatgccGTGTTTCTGAATCTCAAATCAGCAAAACGCTTAAAGCATAAAAGACATATTAGAACTGAAACCCTCGTGGTGCAGTGCATTATAGGATATTACCAACACCATGCTGAACCTCTCTTCTAATTCGTCCTCAGGTGGAAGAGGCAGTTTAGGGGCCGGTGGCTGTTTCTGCCCGTAGGTGCTGAGGGGCCGTTTGACGTCCCGTCCAGGGGACATCTCCAGACTTCCAGCTGCGTTCCCCATGACCGTATGCAGAGTTACTCGCAGAGGTACACATATACAGTCCAGATAATTTAGATGTTGCTCAGTGAAGTACAACTTTACTCTTGCTGACCGATTTTAAACACTTGAGTGGCTTGAGTTCGTATTCGGTCCCAGCGGTGGGACACTTTGGAAACGCCCGAAACAGCTTGAATCCTACAGAATCCGGAGTTAAATCCATAAAAGGTTGTGGCTTTCACATAGTTGCTGACTTGTTCAGGTCCCTTGGAGTCTTCTCTTGTCCGTTTGCAGTAGGCAAAACCCGCAGGCTGTGTATGCAGAGAGAAAAATGACACCGGTAGGCAAGGCTGTTGTCTATTTGGATGTGTTTTAGTCGTCTTCTGGTCTCTGCGACATCTCTGTGCCCCATCCTGGAGTGAGTAGTTCAGGTAGGGAGGAGAGGAGTGAGTGATGTGGGGACTGGGACGCTTCTGGGTCCTAGTGCTGGATTTGTAGACtctgatatgtgtgtgtgtgtgtgtgtgtgttttatgaacACCTGATACTGACTCAGATGTTCACCTACAACCGGAGTCTCGTGTTACTTGTTGGTGTTTGTTGCTAGGATGCTAAAGACGACCAAATTATACTGCACACACATTTGGGAATGACCTCAGACGAATAGTTGtaacaaatgtaacaaaatgatgtaacaaatgcaaaattattattaataattattatttgaaatgaatccTTTAAGTGCAGCATAAATATTAGTTACAacttcaaataacttttttttttgtttcagcatattttaaaaagcgaTTTATTCCCGTGACGTACAGCTACATTTTCAACGTCGTTCGGcgactccagtcttcagtgtcacgtgattcttcagaagtcattttaatatgctgatctgctggtcaaaaaaacgaaaagcaaaaaacatttctcattaatatcaatgttaaaaacatatgAGCTTCTACGTATTTTTACGGAAGCCGATAAATTGGGTCAGTATTCTCTGACGAACAttatattctcttttttttttaaaaaaattcatttttttgttcacttttgGTTAATTTGTTATGAGTAAAAGTAGTAAATTTcttataatttcatatatatatatatatatatatatatatatatatatatatatataatttactagAGAGTGCACTATAATTATGTCCCTGCAGTGTTCATTTGCAATGCAAATGACAGCCCATAGAAACCATAGTAGATGTAATAGCGTCAGCAGACACATCTGTTCCTTTACGCTGCATCTGAGGACTCATactaaatgtgttcatttaaacataTCTTTTTATTACGCTGTAGGGTGCTTTGAACAGTATTGTTTGTTATATGACTACAGTTGGCTTACCCactataatatgttttattattcatccTGTCGTTCACCCTGTCGTTTTATGAAAGCTGAAACgcacacaaaaatgcatttctttttaaaaaatatattaaagtttaaaaagattaaaaagtttACACAGTAGCCCCTGCAAATTAATGCTCGATTAagacatgtaaaaaaaagtactgagCAATTACGCCACCTACTGGTTCTTCAGGAGATTCATTGATGGCAGacctttatatttttattgtgtccCCCATATGTACTTATTCTAATgtttatctgtctctctctgatagtgttaataataataatgatgatgatgaaaagaTTCACTGGCTGATATGAATTTATGggtttatgtttgtgtttgtgtgtgtgtgtgtgtgtgtgtgtgtgttggaagCATGCACAAACATGTTTAGCGTTAGGGTGATATTATTTTGTGCAGCATAAATCTCCCTGAAATGTACTAAAATGTGATCTCTCTTCATTTTGGCTCTTTGTACTGCtaagatgttttctttttacattttgggatTTGAATCATCAAAAAAAGAACCCTGTTGTCTACGAACGACAGTTtaacaaatacagaaatgaataGGAAGCCACTGTTTAATGcagcataaaaaataatgtaactaGGCATGCCAGCTTTAACCAAATTATAGtaacatatatatctataacaTTTGTTACATAACATATACAAAGTATCTAGAGGGCAGTCACGTGTCTTCACGTGTTGATTCTTTAAAATCGACTGACAGGAAGTTCATTCTAGCAGCTGgcttgacagaaaaaaaaggaacattcTTTGGTGAATAGCGGCTTGCGACTTTGGAGGCTGGACTATAGAAAGTAttagaaaattattaaattgcaaaGCTTGAGTCGGTGTTGCACCACTCCAAGTTACGGACTACATGGAGAGACGTCTCTAAGAACTTTGCAGGGAATTAGAAAAGTAATATTCTGTATCCCAAGgaaaatttgtgtgtgtaaagattACAAAGGTCAGTTTATCTTTTCGTGCatctttcatcttttatttttaatttttaattgttttacacATTCGTGCAATTTCTTGAATGTGTTTCTTTGGAAAGGACATTGCAAATGTTCGATGTAACCATATCTGTACAgtatattgacatttttaagtcttttttgtTATGTTAAGTCTATAAATGTCTATCTatgttgcatttacatttaatattgacGATAACTTTTCATTGAATCGCAGAAAAGCGGCTTCAAAACATCTGCAGAACATCAACACCGATCTCTTTGTCTGCTACTATGAGTTCTGAGGGTGTCTTCTCACTGGGAGCCTCTGAGAGCAGTAGTGTAAAAATAGTGATAAATGTCGGAGGAGTGAAACATGAGACCCACGCGAGCACCCTAATGACCCTTCCGGGGTCCCGTCTCGCCAAGCTGGTGGACACCGAGAAGCATTCTTCAGAGCTTTTTTTTGATCGCAACCCCGAAGTCTTCGCCCATGTGCTGCAGTACTACAGGAGCGGGAAGCTGCACTGCCCAACCAACTTGTGCGGGCTGCTGCTGGAAGAGGAGTTCGCTTTCTGGGCTGTTAGCGGCACGGACGTGGAGCCCTGCTGCTGGGCGACATACCGACAGAACAAAGATACCGTAGAGGCTTTGGCTCAAGTTGAACCTTCAGTGACAGATGAGGAACCAGGTCAAAAAGGCAGATCCAGCAACTCCAGAACTCTGCGGCAGAAGATATGGGCTCTCTTTGACAATCCATATTCATCCATTGCTGCCAAAGTGAGTTTGTGTTCATGCAGGGATGTGCTATCCCACCTTTTTCCTAGTAAGCCTATGGGTGAGGCTTCCGGTTCGTTAGACGCTATAGGTAAATAACGAGGAGaaaaactacacactacaaaccTGTCTGTTCATatttaagataatacattaaaataacatgattttCAATATCAAGTAGCGAAacaacagctaaaaatagctggatgaGGATGACACCCATAAAATTTACAAACGGCTGCGCGCAGTTTTACATCAGGATTCAAATTTGTTTCAAATTCTCAACGCAATAGACCTATCGGTAAGCCCTTCCCTTCTAATTCAGATGAGCCAATGGCAATCGAGTATCAAAACTGTGCAAAAACATAATTGGACAAGGTTTTCGGACTGCAACTGTCATTGCAAGACAGTGAGCAACTCCACTGTGGAGCAACCCTCGCGatgtttccatccaaagatCCGACTTATGTGCAAAACTGGAATATCGCATAAAACATAAGCGAATGAAACCCAGTTTCCATccaacaagcaaaaaaaaaatcacttactgGTAAACCATGGCACTAAATATCAATAGGAGAAGGcactgaatataataattttcatatctAATATAGCACAATAAATGGCGGTCAATGCTGCTGTTCAAGAACGCAGTCGTTTAAGAAAATACTTAGATGACAAACTTTGCTTATCCATTTCAGAATGACCATAACAACATATAGTTGCTTAGTGAATGAGAAGTTATCTCGTCTCATAGTCACATGACCTTTCATCcacatttctgtgtgtgtgtgtttttttatgccaTATTCCATAAAAAATAGGTGGATGGAAACGTCGTAACTAAGGTGGGCGGGGCTTACCGATAGGTCATGTCATGGTGCACAGCCCTAAAGCGAGTGATGATTGCCGTCACTCTTCTCCAGATGCTTGATTCTCTGCTCAATCcaaatgtttctgtttctccAGGTCATCGCGATCGTATCTCTGGCCTTCATCCTGCTCTCTATCGCCGTATTCTCTGTGCAGACAAAACCCAATACGTACTTTTCCCAGTCTCTCCAGTTTTTGGGGAATTCAAGCGAGAATGACACGGAGACCCGTCTTGCACACCCTGTAAACGCGGTGGAGATGGTGTGTTCGCTATGGTTCGTGTTCGAGTTCGTGATGCGCGCGGGCAGCTGTCCGAGCAAAGCGCGCTTCTTCGTGAACGTTATGAACGCCGTCGACCTGCTGGCCCTCTTCCCGCTGCTCCTGCGGTGGTGTTCGAGCGTGTACTGCGAGAAGGCGGTGGGCGTTCTGCACACAATGCGATGCATACGTTTACTCCACGTCTTCAAGCTGATGCAGCATGTGTTCGACGTGAGAGTGCTCAACCACGCTCTCCGAGCCAGTGCGACGACTCTCTGCGCAGCCCCTATAGCACTCTTCATTTGCACGCTTATCTTTGGcaccatgattttttttgcagaagtTGACGCTAAAGATATGTACTTCACC from Puntigrus tetrazona isolate hp1 chromosome 24, ASM1883169v1, whole genome shotgun sequence includes:
- the LOC122329761 gene encoding potassium voltage-gated channel subfamily C member 1, yielding MSSEGVFSLGASESSSVKIVINVGGVKHETHASTLMTLPGSRLAKLVDTEKHSSELFFDRNPEVFAHVLQYYRSGKLHCPTNLCGLLLEEEFAFWAVSGTDVEPCCWATYRQNKDTVEALAQVEPSVTDEEPGQKGRSSNSRTLRQKIWALFDNPYSSIAAKVIAIVSLAFILLSIAVFSVQTKPNTYFSQSLQFLGNSSENDTETRLAHPVNAVEMVCSLWFVFEFVMRAGSCPSKARFFVNVMNAVDLLALFPLLLRWCSSVYCEKAVGVLHTMRCIRLLHVFKLMQHVFDVRVLNHALRASATTLCAAPIALFICTLIFGTMIFFAEVDAKDMYFTDIPTSFWWAVVTLTTVGYGDMCPITLQGKLVFFLCAMVGVLLIVLPVPIIVNNFIKFSSLVKIKHSMPRKKEKSSVDGAPFSTA